One region of Verrucomicrobiia bacterium genomic DNA includes:
- a CDS encoding prepilin peptidase: MTDRYLGLPLDFWQPEFLGIPHPIWTLAFTAVGLIVGSFLNVVIHRLPLGESVITPPSRCPQCRTRIPLRYNLPVLSWFLLRGRSACCGLPISWRYPAIEALTGGLFLATWLVFGYTDPWVAVGLCVLFSGFIAATFIDLDHLIIPDEITLGGVAAGFLLSAVIPGLQQADSPMEAMKRSGVGILVGASLVYTVLRLGKLVFGRQRIQLPEGSRVRFLETGLHLPSGEVAYGELFYRRSDAVRLRARRLELADRCYRDCRVEVLLAATPPVVRVAGEEFNAEDEPYLEAEADRIELPREAMGLGDVKFMAAIGAFLGWPCTVFSLFFSAVIGSVVAGVLIAAGRQTLSGRLGYGPYIALAAMTWVFGGRDLVARWLGL, from the coding sequence ATGACCGACCGTTACCTGGGGCTTCCCCTGGACTTCTGGCAGCCGGAATTCCTCGGCATTCCGCACCCGATCTGGACCCTGGCCTTCACGGCGGTCGGGTTGATTGTGGGCAGCTTCCTCAATGTGGTCATCCATCGCCTCCCATTGGGCGAAAGTGTCATCACGCCACCGTCGCGCTGTCCCCAATGCCGGACCCGCATCCCCCTGCGCTACAACCTGCCCGTACTGTCGTGGTTCCTGTTGCGCGGCCGCAGCGCCTGCTGCGGCCTCCCAATCTCGTGGCGCTACCCGGCGATCGAGGCGCTCACAGGCGGCCTGTTCCTCGCAACCTGGCTGGTGTTTGGGTACACGGATCCCTGGGTTGCCGTGGGGCTTTGCGTGCTCTTCTCGGGGTTCATCGCAGCGACGTTCATTGACCTGGATCACCTCATCATTCCCGACGAAATCACCTTGGGCGGCGTGGCGGCGGGCTTCCTCCTTTCGGCGGTCATCCCGGGGCTGCAACAGGCCGACAGCCCCATGGAGGCGATGAAGCGCAGTGGCGTGGGCATCTTGGTGGGCGCCAGCCTGGTCTATACCGTGCTGCGACTGGGCAAGCTGGTGTTTGGCCGCCAACGAATCCAGCTGCCCGAGGGGAGCCGGGTGCGTTTTCTCGAAACGGGACTTCACCTGCCGAGCGGCGAGGTGGCGTATGGGGAGCTTTTTTACCGGCGGTCGGACGCCGTCCGGCTCCGGGCACGCCGCCTGGAGCTCGCCGACCGGTGCTACCGGGACTGTCGGGTGGAGGTCCTGCTGGCCGCGACCCCCCCGGTGGTGCGGGTCGCCGGCGAGGAGTTTAATGCCGAAGACGAGCCATATCTGGAAGCCGAAGCCGACCGCATCGAACTTCCCCGGGAGGCGATGGGGCTCGGGGACGTCAAGTTCATGGCCGCGATCGGCGCCTTTCTTGGATGGCCCTGCACCGTGTTCTCGCTGTTCTTCAGTGCGGTCATCGGCTCGGTGGTGGCCGGGGTGCTGATCGCCGCCGGACGGCAGACGCTCTCCGGACGGCTGGGCTACGGTCCCTACATTGCGCTCGCGGCGATGACGTGGGTGTTCGGGGGCCGCGACCTCGTGGCACGCTGGCTGGGCTTGTAA
- a CDS encoding shikimate dehydrogenase, translating into MTPPLRPSPGARTRLLAVFGSPVRHSASPAMHNAALQALALDWTYVACPVGAPDLGAALEGARRMGFVGLNLTVPHKELAAPLMDSLDATASDYGAVNTVVFEAEDPEGVWRPVGQMREPSGPVRARGFNTDADALVRSLGEALAIELRASRVLVLGAGGAARSAALRLADEGVGELWLVNRTRARAEALAGEVAARAPATDVHVGYPDSDVEVVLNATSLGLREGDPLPLDTARFPPGRADGVFDMIYRPAETPLLRAAREAGCRTANGLGMLLYQGAAALELWTGRPAPVDVMRRALEAEVYGAAS; encoded by the coding sequence ATGACGCCCCCGCTCCGGCCATCCCCTGGCGCCCGCACCCGGCTGCTCGCCGTGTTCGGTTCGCCCGTCCGCCATTCGGCGTCGCCTGCCATGCACAATGCCGCCCTGCAGGCGCTGGCTCTGGACTGGACGTACGTGGCCTGTCCGGTCGGCGCGCCGGACTTGGGCGCGGCTCTGGAGGGGGCGCGGCGCATGGGATTCGTGGGGCTGAATCTCACCGTGCCCCACAAGGAGCTGGCGGCACCGCTGATGGACAGTCTCGATGCCACGGCGTCCGACTATGGGGCGGTGAATACCGTGGTCTTCGAGGCGGAGGATCCGGAAGGCGTCTGGCGGCCGGTCGGCCAGATGCGGGAGCCGTCCGGCCCCGTGCGGGCGCGCGGATTCAACACCGACGCGGATGCGCTGGTGCGTTCCCTGGGCGAGGCACTCGCGATCGAGCTGCGAGCCTCCCGGGTGCTGGTGCTGGGCGCCGGAGGCGCCGCCCGCTCGGCCGCCCTGAGGCTGGCGGACGAGGGGGTGGGCGAGCTCTGGCTGGTCAACCGCACCCGCGCCCGCGCCGAGGCCCTCGCCGGGGAAGTGGCCGCGCGGGCACCCGCCACCGACGTGCATGTGGGCTATCCCGACAGCGATGTGGAGGTGGTCCTGAATGCGACGTCCCTGGGATTGCGCGAGGGCGACCCGCTGCCGCTGGATACTGCGCGCTTTCCGCCGGGCCGGGCCGACGGGGTCTTCGACATGATCTACCGGCCGGCCGAGACGCCGCTGCTCCGCGCGGCGCGTGAGGCGGGCTGCCGGACGGCCAACGGCCTGGGGATGCTGCTCTACCAGGGGGCGGCCGCGCTGGAATTGTGGACCGGCCGGCCAGCACCCGTGGACGTGATGCGCCGCGCGCTGGAGGCCGAGGTGTATGGAGCCGCGTCATGA
- a CDS encoding DEAD/DEAH box helicase: protein MQGVDAGTGTGTGPGREPATAEWGRVTIPDLWQQEAVTALRDGQDVVVHAPTGAGKTLIFELWSNNGKPRGQAIYTVPTRALANDKLAEWRARGWNVGISTGDLSENLEAPVIVATLETQKQRLIRGEGPALLVVDEYQMIGDPDRGLNYELALAMAPPNTQLLLLSGSVANPQQVVAWLRRLDRRAVLVRHEIRPVPLEEVFASNLTWHLPSEIRGLWPRLCAKALAENLGPILLFAPRRASAEALARDLARQLPNPQPLPVSDAQRRLVGEDLARMLKARVAYHHSGLSYAARAGVVEPLAKAGQLRVVVATMGLAAGINFSLRSVAVTDATYRRDGIETPIREDEILQMFGRAGRRGLDETGYVLVGPNGLRLHDGHAAHLTRSGLVDWGALLGVMHIAALRGLDPFAEAVRVQERLFTTRPIFLGVEAALRHPDAPCGLKTDAERARHVRRRVRQLLNSRGEWQPMPGRTERRLDTIMIPEYARAAAPAPEGGSDSPVTVRLRPALTEPAALQKTGFGELLTLADGRYGRSVKVADRFGTDGIRLTGWIRRQTGWNGRETRLEVWRSLVVPLVTRAFEAEGLPVVRLVEEPDQILALVSLGAQPLEVPVDAHGVALWRAREREVVPEDCGACPLVPECRRLPTAVGTALLWRRLGLVDPAGNPTRRGRVVSVFHGGDGLAVAAALEDEAYPLDDLVYDLANLDAGHRFSGPEDRWGGRLAMTCRGAYGNASVPGYLDSGVPPGYGDGADVVVRTIHRDPMAKGRFATEFLGTGDVDRIIIEWRSLLRQVVHAGFPDWPRWTGLQALGKSLLRETTSPTLTDLPPIEYGQTRRVDLQLRFRRH from the coding sequence GTGCAGGGGGTTGATGCAGGAACAGGAACAGGAACAGGGCCAGGCCGGGAGCCCGCCACTGCGGAATGGGGCCGGGTGACCATTCCCGACCTGTGGCAACAGGAGGCGGTGACCGCATTGCGGGACGGACAGGATGTCGTGGTCCATGCCCCGACCGGCGCGGGCAAGACGCTCATCTTCGAGCTGTGGTCCAATAACGGGAAACCCCGCGGGCAGGCCATCTACACCGTGCCCACACGGGCACTGGCCAACGACAAACTCGCCGAGTGGCGGGCGCGCGGCTGGAACGTGGGCATCTCGACCGGGGATCTCTCCGAAAACCTCGAAGCGCCTGTGATCGTCGCGACACTGGAAACCCAGAAACAGCGCCTCATCCGCGGCGAAGGCCCGGCGCTGCTCGTCGTGGACGAGTACCAGATGATCGGCGATCCCGACCGCGGCCTGAACTACGAGCTGGCCCTCGCGATGGCGCCGCCCAACACCCAGTTGCTCCTGCTGAGCGGCTCGGTGGCCAATCCCCAGCAGGTGGTGGCATGGCTGCGCCGGCTGGACCGGCGGGCGGTCCTCGTGCGACACGAGATCCGCCCGGTCCCGCTGGAGGAGGTCTTCGCGTCGAACCTCACCTGGCATTTGCCCTCTGAAATCCGGGGCCTGTGGCCCCGGCTTTGCGCCAAGGCCCTCGCCGAGAACCTCGGGCCGATCCTGCTGTTTGCCCCGCGCCGCGCGAGCGCCGAGGCGCTGGCCCGCGACCTGGCGCGGCAACTCCCGAATCCCCAGCCGCTCCCGGTCAGCGACGCCCAGCGGCGCCTCGTGGGCGAAGACCTCGCCCGCATGCTCAAGGCCCGGGTGGCCTATCATCACAGCGGACTCAGCTACGCCGCGCGCGCCGGGGTCGTCGAACCGCTGGCAAAGGCCGGACAACTCCGCGTCGTCGTGGCCACCATGGGACTGGCCGCCGGAATCAACTTCTCCCTCCGCAGCGTCGCCGTGACCGATGCCACGTACCGCCGCGATGGCATTGAAACCCCGATCCGGGAGGACGAGATCCTTCAGATGTTCGGCCGCGCCGGCCGGCGCGGACTCGACGAAACCGGCTACGTCCTTGTCGGTCCCAATGGCCTCCGCCTGCACGACGGGCATGCCGCACACCTCACCCGCAGCGGACTGGTGGACTGGGGCGCACTGCTCGGAGTGATGCACATCGCGGCGCTTCGGGGACTGGACCCGTTCGCCGAGGCGGTCCGCGTCCAGGAACGCCTGTTCACAACGCGACCGATCTTTCTCGGCGTCGAGGCGGCGCTGCGGCACCCGGACGCACCCTGCGGACTCAAGACCGACGCCGAGCGGGCACGTCACGTGCGGCGCCGCGTGCGGCAGCTTCTCAATTCGCGGGGGGAATGGCAGCCCATGCCGGGTCGCACCGAGCGCCGGCTCGACACCATCATGATCCCGGAATACGCACGGGCAGCCGCACCCGCACCCGAGGGCGGTTCGGATTCGCCGGTCACCGTGCGGTTGCGTCCGGCCCTTACCGAACCCGCCGCCCTGCAAAAGACGGGCTTCGGCGAGCTGCTCACGTTGGCCGATGGACGCTACGGCCGCTCGGTCAAGGTGGCGGACCGCTTCGGTACGGACGGCATCCGGCTCACCGGATGGATCCGGCGCCAGACCGGGTGGAACGGGCGGGAGACGCGACTGGAGGTCTGGCGTTCACTCGTGGTGCCGCTGGTGACGCGGGCCTTTGAGGCGGAAGGACTGCCGGTCGTGCGCCTGGTCGAGGAACCCGACCAGATCCTGGCCCTGGTGAGCCTCGGGGCGCAGCCGCTGGAGGTCCCCGTGGACGCCCACGGGGTGGCCCTCTGGCGGGCGCGGGAACGCGAGGTTGTCCCCGAGGACTGCGGGGCGTGTCCGCTTGTGCCGGAGTGTCGCCGCCTGCCGACGGCGGTGGGGACCGCCCTCCTGTGGCGCCGTCTGGGCCTGGTGGATCCGGCCGGCAATCCCACACGCCGCGGGCGGGTGGTGAGCGTATTCCACGGAGGCGACGGACTCGCGGTGGCGGCGGCGTTGGAGGACGAGGCGTATCCGCTCGATGACCTCGTGTACGACCTGGCAAATCTGGATGCCGGACACCGCTTCAGCGGTCCCGAGGACCGTTGGGGTGGGCGGCTGGCCATGACCTGCCGCGGCGCCTATGGCAACGCGTCTGTCCCCGGCTATCTCGACTCCGGCGTGCCCCCCGGCTACGGCGATGGTGCCGACGTGGTGGTGCGCACCATCCATCGGGATCCGATGGCCAAGGGGCGATTTGCCACCGAATTCCTCGGCACCGGCGACGTGGACCGGATCATCATTGAATGGCGGAGCCTGTTGCGTCAGGTGGTCCACGCCGGGTTTCCGGACTGGCCCCGTTGGACGGGACTGCAGGCGCTTGGCAAGTCGCTCCTGCGGGAGACGACCTCGCCGACGCTCACCGATCTGCCGCCGATCGAGTATGGGCAAACGCGGCGGGTGGATCTCCAACTGCGTTTCCGCCGGCACTGA
- a CDS encoding immunoglobulin domain-containing protein: MGVAVAGLATCLLSSAALGQTIPNPSFEANSFAVAPGYVIDNGDITGWTTDFPGGAGLSPAGGDGTFADNGTIPDGSAVAFLAGGGTLATTVTGLTAGTTYKVSLRVNATTARTPILRVTVDSADIMALSVYSVSGTAPYQHVAFEFTAAAATAALGLVNDADGGQTLLMDNLTIAESSGRWTVEPWTDDGTSGVDNQYVYTHAYSFGTGNSSVVNGVPFVGVGGPNPSVAGKFAATRLGNVFNGDANNITGGSRGLATDFIYSGANVNAGEYQSIALEGLTPGTEYVATLFSAGWESPTTSARWATFSVGDDRLTRNQDEFDDNNGIRLSYRYTADASGAVVLNIAPMNPVNVSIHIYGLSNREAVSRNVAPGITVPPTGATVSAGLPVEFSVSASGFPAPTYRWRFNGEDIPGATSSTHTIPAASAADVGEYDVVVSNTLGSVTNDVVRLVVGVPLPNSSFEVDSFLSWPGYSGDNPGNASTPPGPNVPITGWLQSAPENSGINPIENGESPFADNGRIPHGRQVAFLQSLDVPVTFGRAVEGLTVGAQYYLHYYENARAASGTPALEVSLGGTVLVPEHTVPSGGYREVFSDVFAASATSLDLVFTKSSPGGGDTTALIDNVAVVPVPANTAPFIARSPSGAAAYVGGSATLSAQVLGSLPLSYQWFRDGVPVPQGTGPALVLTDLQKPAEGNYTLQVTNIAGAVTTTAVPLAVNRRVPGLFNTGVDDTHASLPDGETDTHYELIVNPHIESTAAIVQDSTVFPIVSGPWLLNTATSKWIGPEFNTVAGAVGLYTYRTELDLTGLDPRSVVIRGQWACDNAGRDILVNGVSTGNPQSPGFGAYTPFAIEGTEVAFTAGVNTLDFIVENVDAIGYTGLRVEILTSNADPAGSRMEISRSGDTVTLTWTSTGAGPRLQSAPDLDGPWTDVTGATSPYVTTPATSPLFFQLVP; the protein is encoded by the coding sequence ATGGGGGTCGCTGTCGCCGGACTGGCGACGTGCCTCCTGAGTTCAGCGGCCCTTGGCCAGACGATTCCCAACCCCAGTTTTGAGGCCAACAGCTTCGCCGTCGCCCCGGGCTATGTGATCGACAATGGCGACATCACCGGTTGGACCACCGACTTCCCGGGCGGGGCCGGATTGAGTCCGGCCGGAGGGGACGGCACCTTCGCCGACAACGGGACCATTCCCGACGGCAGTGCCGTGGCCTTCCTGGCCGGTGGCGGCACCCTGGCGACCACCGTCACCGGCCTGACCGCCGGAACGACCTACAAGGTCTCCCTGCGCGTCAACGCCACCACGGCGCGGACACCCATCCTGCGGGTGACCGTGGACTCCGCCGACATCATGGCCCTGTCGGTTTATTCCGTCAGCGGCACGGCCCCGTACCAGCACGTCGCGTTCGAGTTCACCGCGGCGGCGGCCACCGCGGCCCTGGGACTGGTCAACGATGCGGATGGCGGTCAGACGCTCCTGATGGACAACCTGACCATCGCGGAAAGCAGCGGGCGATGGACCGTGGAGCCGTGGACGGACGACGGCACCTCCGGCGTGGACAACCAGTATGTCTACACCCATGCCTACAGCTTCGGCACCGGCAATTCGTCGGTGGTGAATGGCGTGCCCTTCGTCGGCGTGGGCGGGCCCAATCCCAGCGTCGCGGGCAAATTCGCCGCGACCCGGTTAGGCAATGTGTTCAATGGCGACGCGAACAACATCACCGGAGGGAGCAGGGGCCTGGCCACCGACTTCATCTACTCCGGGGCCAATGTGAATGCCGGCGAGTACCAGAGCATCGCCCTTGAGGGGTTGACTCCGGGGACGGAATACGTGGCCACCCTGTTCTCGGCCGGATGGGAAAGCCCGACCACGTCCGCCCGCTGGGCCACCTTCAGCGTTGGGGACGACCGGTTGACGCGGAACCAGGACGAGTTTGACGACAACAACGGCATCCGCCTGTCCTACCGCTACACGGCCGACGCCAGCGGGGCCGTGGTGCTCAACATCGCCCCGATGAACCCGGTCAACGTGAGCATCCACATCTACGGCTTAAGCAACCGTGAGGCCGTGAGCCGCAACGTCGCGCCCGGCATCACGGTGCCGCCGACGGGTGCCACGGTTTCCGCAGGGCTCCCCGTGGAGTTCAGCGTGAGCGCCTCCGGGTTTCCCGCCCCCACCTACCGGTGGCGCTTCAACGGCGAGGACATCCCCGGCGCCACCTCCAGCACCCACACCATTCCCGCCGCCAGCGCCGCCGATGTCGGCGAGTATGACGTCGTGGTGTCCAATACGCTCGGCTCGGTGACCAACGACGTCGTCCGCCTGGTCGTCGGGGTGCCTCTGCCCAACTCGAGCTTCGAGGTGGATTCGTTTCTCTCATGGCCGGGATACAGCGGCGACAATCCGGGGAACGCCAGCACCCCGCCCGGACCCAACGTGCCGATCACCGGTTGGCTCCAGAGCGCGCCGGAGAACAGCGGCATCAATCCGATTGAGAACGGGGAGTCTCCGTTCGCCGACAACGGGCGGATTCCCCACGGCCGGCAGGTGGCTTTCCTCCAGTCCCTCGACGTGCCCGTCACCTTCGGCCGGGCGGTCGAGGGCCTGACGGTGGGAGCCCAATACTACCTGCACTATTACGAGAATGCGCGGGCGGCGTCCGGAACCCCTGCCCTCGAGGTGTCGCTGGGAGGCACGGTCCTGGTGCCGGAGCACACGGTGCCCTCGGGTGGCTATCGGGAGGTCTTCAGTGATGTCTTCGCCGCGTCGGCCACATCCCTGGACCTGGTGTTCACCAAGAGCAGCCCCGGGGGCGGCGACACCACCGCATTGATTGACAACGTGGCGGTGGTCCCTGTCCCCGCCAACACGGCTCCGTTCATCGCCCGCAGCCCCTCCGGCGCCGCAGCCTATGTCGGCGGTTCTGCAACGCTTTCCGCGCAGGTCCTGGGCAGCCTGCCCCTGAGCTATCAGTGGTTCCGGGATGGCGTGCCCGTGCCCCAGGGGACGGGGCCGGCCCTGGTGCTCACCGATCTCCAGAAGCCTGCGGAAGGGAACTACACGCTCCAGGTCACCAACATCGCAGGCGCGGTGACGACCACCGCGGTGCCTCTGGCGGTGAACCGCCGGGTCCCGGGCCTTTTCAACACCGGGGTGGATGACACCCACGCATCCCTGCCGGACGGCGAGACCGACACGCACTATGAGCTCATCGTGAACCCCCACATCGAGTCCACGGCGGCAATCGTCCAGGATTCGACGGTGTTTCCCATCGTCAGCGGCCCCTGGCTGCTGAACACCGCCACGTCGAAGTGGATCGGGCCCGAGTTCAACACGGTGGCCGGCGCGGTGGGACTTTACACCTACCGCACGGAGCTGGACCTCACGGGACTGGATCCGCGATCGGTGGTCATCCGGGGCCAGTGGGCCTGCGACAACGCCGGCCGGGACATCCTCGTCAACGGGGTTTCCACCGGGAATCCCCAGAGTCCGGGCTTCGGCGCCTACACCCCGTTCGCCATTGAGGGCACGGAGGTCGCGTTCACGGCCGGAGTCAACACCCTCGACTTCATTGTCGAGAATGTGGACGCCATCGGATACACGGGATTGAGGGTCGAGATTCTCACCAGCAACGCGGATCCCGCCGGATCGCGCATGGAGATCAGCCGCAGCGGGGACACGGTGACGCTCACGTGGACCTCCACGGGCGCCGGGCCCCGGCTGCAGTCCGCTCCCGATCTGGACGGGCCCTGGACCGACGTCACGGGAGCCACCAGTCCCTACGTCACCACACCGGCCACATCGCCGTTGTTCTTCCAGCTCGTGCCCTAA
- a CDS encoding transposase, giving the protein MPRGRPAFLLTLHTFGEYLDFHPHIHALVAEGVLYSEGQWHPAPEIAHAILESAFRDRIFAELLRMRRISPPTGGAHARLEAHRIQRGRRPECVPGESR; this is encoded by the coding sequence TTGCCTCGCGGACGCCCCGCCTTCCTCCTCACCCTCCACACCTTCGGCGAATACCTCGACTTCCACCCCCACATCCATGCCCTCGTGGCCGAGGGGGTGCTGTATTCTGAGGGCCAATGGCACCCGGCTCCCGAGATCGCCCACGCCATTCTGGAGTCCGCCTTTCGGGACCGGATCTTCGCCGAACTCCTGCGGATGCGTCGGATCTCCCCCCCAACTGGTGGAGCGCATGCGCGGCTGGAAGCACACCGGATTCAACGTGGACGCCGCCCGGAGTGTGTCCCCGGAGAATCGCGCTGA
- a CDS encoding zinc-dependent metalloprotease, whose amino-acid sequence MKAASLPDPIAAAGVRFILLILCLVAPVAAQPEGAAKLEISVGTDFTLVIPRSALGRDHLMSASRIPQALAATSTGLSGKIVRFEAFHDGVDLYESTDGLLVTRDLPARRLLTTFPIVAQDDTKVVIDFNRGMRRLYTDIWYAGSRRFAMASRDESLEIPQSRVFAAEKRDDLLVIRQSVQVRDREQDPNLEQRFEVRYFFTPYTPGTNPGREAPATDLRYARFFETQAQLEDTTGRASPKMARFNLSRPLAFHLSANTPPEYVQAVKDGILYWNRAFGTNLLTAGVAPEGVTAPDPRYNIVQWVPWDNAGFAYADLLLDPRNGESQHGQAYMTSVFALSSKARVRALLRALRGIAADARDGRTPGAPDAPGGFPWMSSDGVCQVHAIEFAMQYAHGLQELLADEALTDEAVLQASQDYVREVVAHEVGHVLGLRHNFAGSLGATLNHRELDEWFNAYVAGESLDAYTNRYASTSTMEYIAFKAALQVGWWIRTQSSPLPHDRAAIRWGYFESEEPREGRMLFGTDDQVPVYGDLRRFDFGTEPVVGAYVELAETLRLLPNRTIEEFIAARAPRDPRDRVPLAEVTLRPRSEAQAVATRFADMLAWFRAGTRSLRVENDFDFIGDLNQQDRARAHWKSLNGQLERLGGVDRALFGFLPLDLKLELKDVPKDAPVVEQIAATNLLARLQRLLDAPAYTNFVGLDEKRYTFTPEEKALITDRARLHFEEFEREVLKQVGLRLEDAPRDLGMAANEAIGEDDITAVLEKRIMDFARWILTAKDDARRLKGKVDKSIVEVVDYRFDHETRLAAAKALNDKTGSFRGWALDAKAELNKHLKEDVEGALNIGNFKEFKDSMLSRTLRDWYLKQQDILALLPAPKPEPPK is encoded by the coding sequence ATGAAAGCCGCATCGCTTCCGGACCCCATCGCCGCCGCTGGCGTCCGATTCATCCTCCTGATCCTCTGCCTCGTGGCGCCGGTGGCGGCACAGCCGGAAGGTGCCGCAAAACTGGAGATTTCCGTCGGGACCGACTTCACGCTCGTCATCCCGCGCTCGGCACTCGGCCGGGACCACCTGATGTCCGCCTCGCGCATTCCCCAGGCCCTGGCCGCCACCAGCACCGGGCTGTCAGGAAAAATCGTCCGGTTCGAGGCGTTTCATGACGGCGTGGATCTCTACGAATCCACGGACGGCCTTCTGGTGACCCGGGATCTGCCCGCCCGGCGCCTGCTCACCACCTTTCCCATCGTGGCGCAGGACGACACGAAGGTTGTCATTGACTTCAACCGGGGCATGCGCCGGCTGTACACGGACATCTGGTATGCCGGCAGCCGCCGCTTCGCGATGGCGTCGCGGGACGAGTCGCTGGAAATCCCCCAGTCGCGGGTCTTCGCCGCGGAAAAGCGGGACGACCTGCTGGTCATCCGCCAAAGCGTCCAGGTCCGCGACCGCGAGCAGGACCCCAACCTCGAGCAGCGGTTCGAGGTCCGCTACTTCTTCACCCCGTACACGCCCGGGACGAATCCGGGCCGGGAGGCACCGGCGACGGACCTGCGCTATGCGCGATTTTTCGAGACGCAGGCGCAACTTGAGGACACCACCGGCCGCGCGTCCCCGAAGATGGCGCGCTTCAACCTCTCCCGGCCGCTGGCCTTCCACCTGAGCGCCAACACGCCGCCTGAATATGTCCAGGCCGTGAAGGACGGCATCCTCTACTGGAATCGCGCCTTCGGAACGAATCTCCTCACCGCCGGGGTGGCGCCCGAGGGGGTGACCGCACCCGACCCGCGGTACAACATCGTGCAATGGGTGCCATGGGACAACGCGGGCTTTGCGTACGCGGACCTCCTGCTCGATCCGCGCAACGGCGAGTCGCAGCACGGCCAGGCGTACATGACCAGCGTGTTCGCCCTCAGCAGCAAGGCACGGGTGCGGGCGCTCCTGCGGGCCCTGCGCGGGATCGCCGCCGACGCCAGGGACGGCCGGACCCCCGGGGCGCCGGACGCACCCGGGGGTTTTCCCTGGATGAGCTCAGACGGCGTCTGCCAGGTCCATGCGATCGAATTCGCGATGCAATACGCGCATGGCCTCCAGGAGCTGCTGGCCGACGAGGCGCTGACCGACGAGGCGGTGCTGCAGGCGTCGCAGGACTATGTGCGCGAGGTGGTCGCTCACGAGGTCGGGCATGTCCTCGGATTGCGCCACAATTTTGCCGGCAGCCTTGGCGCAACGCTGAACCACCGCGAACTGGACGAATGGTTCAACGCCTACGTCGCCGGCGAATCCCTCGACGCTTACACCAACCGGTATGCCTCGACCTCGACCATGGAATACATCGCCTTCAAGGCGGCCCTTCAGGTCGGCTGGTGGATCCGCACGCAGTCCAGCCCCCTCCCGCACGATCGCGCAGCGATCCGCTGGGGCTACTTCGAGAGCGAAGAACCGCGCGAGGGGAGAATGCTCTTCGGCACCGACGACCAGGTGCCCGTTTACGGCGATCTCCGTCGCTTCGATTTCGGGACGGAGCCGGTCGTCGGCGCCTACGTTGAACTGGCCGAGACGCTTCGCCTGCTGCCCAACCGGACGATCGAGGAGTTCATTGCGGCCCGGGCCCCGCGCGATCCGCGCGACCGGGTGCCGCTGGCCGAGGTAACGCTCCGGCCTCGCAGCGAGGCGCAGGCGGTCGCGACCCGGTTCGCGGACATGCTGGCCTGGTTCCGTGCCGGCACCCGCTCGCTGCGGGTGGAAAATGACTTCGACTTCATCGGTGATCTCAACCAGCAGGACCGGGCCCGGGCGCACTGGAAGTCGCTCAACGGGCAGCTGGAGCGCCTCGGCGGCGTGGACCGCGCGCTCTTCGGCTTCCTGCCGCTCGACCTGAAGCTCGAACTCAAGGACGTCCCGAAGGACGCACCGGTGGTCGAACAGATCGCCGCCACCAACCTGCTCGCAAGGCTTCAGCGGCTGCTGGACGCGCCGGCATACACCAACTTCGTCGGCCTCGACGAAAAGCGGTACACGTTCACTCCCGAGGAGAAGGCGCTCATCACCGACCGCGCACGACTTCACTTTGAGGAATTCGAACGCGAGGTCCTCAAGCAGGTCGGGCTCCGCCTGGAGGACGCGCCCCGCGACCTTGGCATGGCCGCCAATGAGGCCATCGGCGAAGACGACATCACGGCGGTGCTGGAGAAGAGGATCATGGATTTTGCCCGATGGATCCTCACGGCCAAGGACGACGCCCGACGACTCAAGGGCAAGGTGGACAAGAGCATCGTCGAGGTCGTGGACTACCGGTTCGACCACGAAACGCGCCTCGCCGCCGCCAAGGCCTTGAACGACAAGACCGGCTCCTTCCGCGGCTGGGCGCTCGATGCCAAGGCCGAATTGAACAAGCATCTCAAGGAGGACGTGGAAGGCGCCTTGAACATCGGAAACTTCAAGGAATTCAAGGACTCGATGCTCTCGCGAACCTTGCGCGATTGGTACCTGAAGCAGCAGGACATCCTCGCCCTGTTGCCGGCTCCCAAACCCGAGCCGCCGAAATAG
- a CDS encoding response regulator yields MPKILLVEDNELNRDMLSRRLQRRGYTVVLACDGAEGLARAQAGGVEIVLMDMSLPVLDGWEATRRLKADPITSQIPVIALTAHAMPQDERQAREAGCDDFDTKPIELPRLLSKIERLLNAPRGAPSGTPPA; encoded by the coding sequence ATGCCGAAAATCCTTCTGGTCGAGGACAACGAGTTGAACCGGGACATGTTGTCCCGGCGTCTGCAACGCCGCGGGTACACCGTCGTCCTCGCCTGTGACGGGGCGGAGGGCCTCGCCCGGGCGCAGGCAGGAGGTGTCGAGATCGTGCTGATGGACATGAGCCTTCCAGTCCTGGACGGATGGGAAGCCACCCGCCGCCTCAAGGCCGACCCCATCACCTCACAGATCCCGGTGATCGCGCTGACGGCGCACGCCATGCCGCAGGATGAGCGGCAGGCCCGCGAGGCCGGTTGTGATGACTTCGATACCAAACCGATCGAATTGCCCCGGTTGCTCTCAAAGATCGAGCGACTGCTCAACGCCCCCCGGGGTGCCCCTTCGGGGACACCCCCCGCCTGA